A single window of Eucalyptus grandis isolate ANBG69807.140 chromosome 1, ASM1654582v1, whole genome shotgun sequence DNA harbors:
- the LOC104447678 gene encoding quinone oxidoreductase PIG3, with the protein MKAVVITSEGGPEVLRIQEVGDPEIKEDEVLIRVSASALNSGDTYQRQGLYPPPPGSSTYLGLECSGVIEAVGKNVSRWRIGDQVCALLSGGGYAEKVAVPEGQVLPVPPGISVTDAASLPEVACTIWSTVFMMSRLSAGETFLVHGGSSGIGTFAIQIAKYHGARVFVTAGSEEKLAACKDLGADVCINYKTEDFVARVKEETEQKGVDVILDCIGASYLQRNLDCLNFDGRLFIIGFLSGVATQVDLRGLLAKRLTVQAAGLRYRSPENKAAIMKEVEQNVWPAVAEGKVKPVVFKCFSLSEAVEAHRLIESSKHIGKILLLP; encoded by the exons ATGAAGGCTGTGGTGATAACAAGTGAAGGTGGACCAGAAGTTCTCAGGATCCAAGAGGTGGGAGACCCAGAGATCAAAGAAGATGAGGTGCTGATCAGAGTGTCAGCTTCGGCATTGAACTCAGGTGACACATATCAAAGGCAAGGCCTTTATCCTCCTCCACCAGGATCGAGCACATACCTGGGTCTTGAATGCTCCGGTGTCATAGAAGCCGTAGGCAAGAATGTCTCTCGTTGGAGAATTGGAGATCAG GTTTGTGCTCTTCTCAGCGGGGGAGGATATGCCGAGAAAGTTGCTGTACCAGAGGGACAAGTGCTTCCGGTTCCGCCAGGCATCTCTGTCACAGATGCGGCGAGTTTGCCGGAGGTGGCATGCACCATTTGGTCCACTGTTTTCATGATGAGTCGGCTCTCCGCTGGAGAAACATTCTTG GTTCATGGAGGTTCCAGTGGGATCGGCACATTCGCGATCCAAATAGCGAAGTACCATGGTGCCCGAGTCTTTGTCACGGCAG GTAGTGAGGAAAAGTTAGCTGCTTGCAAGGATCTCGGAGCTGACGTATGCATCAATTACAAGACCGAGGACTTTGTCGCGAGAGTAAAGGAGGAAACAGAACAGAAAG GGGTCGATGTCATTCTGGACTGCATCGGAGCATCCTACTTACAGAGAAACCTtgattgcttgaatttcgaTGGGAGGCTCTTCATCATTGGTTTTCTGAGTGGAGTAGCGACGCAGGTCGATCTGAGAGGTCTGCTCGCCAAACGTCTGACAGTCCAAG CTGCTGGCCTGCGATACAGAAGTCCAGAAAATAAAGCCGCGATCATGAAGGAGGTTGAGCAGAATGTTTGGCCGGCAGTAGCAGAAGGCAAGGTGAAGCCTGTGGTTTTCAAGTGTTTTTCTCTATCTGAAGCAGTGGAAGCGCACCGGCTCATTGAGAGTAGCAAACACATTGGCAAGATACTGCTCCTTCCCTGA
- the LOC120296117 gene encoding quinone oxidoreductase PIG3-like, protein MKAVVITSEGGPEVLRIQEVGDPEIKEDEVLIRVSASALNLGDTYQRQGLYPPPPGSSTYLGLECSGVVEAIGKNVSRWRIGDQVCALLSGGGYAEKVAVPEGQVLPVPPGISVTDAASLPEVACTVWSTVFMMSRLSAGETFLVHGGSSGIGTFAIQIAKYHGARVFVTAGSQEKLAACKDLGADVCINYKTEDFVARVKEETEQKGVDVILDCVGASYLQRNLDCLNFDGRLFIIGFLSGVAAQVDLRGLLAKRLTVQAAGLRYRSPENKAAIMKEVEQNVWPAVAEGKVKPVVYKCFSLSEAVEAHRLIESSKHIGKILLLP, encoded by the exons ATGAAGGCTGTGGTGATAACAAGTGAAGGTGGACCAGAAGTTCTCAGGATCCAAGAGGTGGGAGACCCAGAGATCAAAGAAGATGAGGTGCTGATCAGAGTGTCAGCTTCAGCATTGAACTTAGGTGACACATATCAAAGGCAAGGCCTCTATCCTCCTCCACCAGGATCGAGCACATACCTGGGTCTTGAATGCTCTGGTGTCGTAGAAGCCATAGGCAAGAATGTCTCTCGTTGGAGAATTGGAGATCAG GTTTGTGCTCTTCTCAGCGGGGGAGGATATGCTGAGAAAGTCGCTGTACCAGAGGGACAAGTGCTTCCGGTTCCACCAGGCATCTCTGTCACAGATGCGGCGAGTTTGCCGGAGGTGGCATGCACTGTTTGGTCCACCGTTTTCATGATGAGTCGGCTCTCCGCAGGAGAAACATTCTTG GTTCATGGAGGTTCCAGCGGAATTGGCACATTCGCGATTCAAATAGCAAAGTACCATGGTGCCCGAGTCTTTGTCACAGCAG GTAGTCAGGAAAAGTTAGCTGCTTGCAAGGATCTCGGAGCTGACGTATGCATCAATTACAAGACTGAGGACTTTGTTGCGCGGGTAAAGGAAGAAACAGAACAGAAAG GGGTCGATGTCATTCTGGACTGCGTCGGAGCATCCTACTTACAGAGAAACCTCGATTGCTTGAATTTCGATGGGAGGCTCTTCATCATCGGTTTTCTGAGTGGAGTAGCAGCACAGGTCGATCTGAGAGGTCTGCTCGCCAAACGTTTGACAGTCCAAG CCGCTGGCCTGCGATACAGAAGTCCAGAAAATAAAGCTGCGATCATGAAGGAGGTCGAGCAGAATGTTTGGCCAGCAGTCGCAGAAGGCAAGGTGAAGCCTGTGGTTTACAAGTGTTTCTCTCTATCCGAAGCAGTGGAAGCGCACCGGCTCATTGAGAGTAGCAAACACATTGGCAAGATACTGCTCCTTCCCTGA